One window from the genome of Salvia miltiorrhiza cultivar Shanhuang (shh) chromosome 7, IMPLAD_Smil_shh, whole genome shotgun sequence encodes:
- the LOC130995282 gene encoding uncharacterized vacuolar membrane protein YML018C-like isoform X2, whose product MVIYLPISFLKEWMCNCVKRRSPESPLKYIGGSNRESFSRKDSDLDLSQHEEGIALVSEHGDAARVIRYKNEFAMKHIAIYGFYMAPLWFITEYLSNAALLRTSVASTTVLSSTSGLFTLMIGAFLGEDSINVAKVVSVLVSILGVVMTTLGGTWASDDDLQLDSSSRGTLVGDLLGLLSAVTYGLFTVLLKKISGHEERRVQKLFGYIGLSTLVSLWWLVWPLRALGVEPESTFPTSAKVAKLVVANGLIGSVLSDYCWALSVVWTTPLVATLGMSLTIPVAMLADMIIHGRHYSLIYIIGSIQVFAGFVIANLSDWL is encoded by the exons ACTGTGTGAAGAGACGCTCACCCGAATCTCCTCTGAAGTACATTGGAGGGTCGAATCGAGAATCTTTCAGCAGAAAAGACAGCGACTTAGACCTCTCTCAACACGAGGAAGGAATAGCTTTGGTTTCTGAACATGGAGATGCTGCTAGAGTGATCAGATATAAAAATGAGTTTGCAATGAAACATATTGCTATATATGGATTCTACATGGCACCTCTTTGGTTTATCACAGAG TACTTATCAAACGCTGCACTTCTACGTACAAGTGTGGCGAGCACGACTGTTTTATCGTCTACCTCGGGGCTGTTCACTCTCATGATCGGTGCGTTTCTGGGAGAGGACTCCATAAATGTAGCAAAGGTAGTTTCTGTGCTGGTCAGCATTCTTGGTGTTGTGATGACAACTCTAGGAGGGACTTGGGCCTCTGATGATGACTTACAACTAGATTCTTCGTC GAGAGGTACGCTCGTTGGGGATCTTCTTGGGCTGCTATCAGCCGTAACGTATGGCTTATTCACAG TACTTCTTAAGAAAATTTCTGGGCATGAAGAGAGGAGGGTGCAGAAGTTATTTGGTTATATTGGATTATCTACACTAGTTTCACTTTGGTGGCTag TATGGCCACTGAGAGCTTTGGGAGTGGAGCCTGAGTCGACGTTCCCGACCTCTGCTAAGGTGGCGAAGCTTGTGGTGGCGAATGGGCTCATCGGAAGTGTGCTCTCCGACTATTGTTG GGCCTTGAGTGTGGTGTGGACGACGCCGCTGGTGGCGACGTTGGGGATGTCTCTCACCATTCCGGTGGCCATGCTGGCCGACATGATCATCCACGGACGACACTATTCTCTTATCTATATCATTGGCTCTATTCAG GTGTTTGCTGGATTTGTAATAGCCAATCTTTCTGATTGGCTATGA
- the LOC130995284 gene encoding putative late blight resistance protein homolog R1A-10 — MAAYAALASLLNTIQQMMTHPTLSTSFHNINQIQSLQEKADLLLDFIETFNYGGVSEEAQDLESLITSAAHTAQDMIESHIVNQLLPLSADDRDAALSFSLYLQKKRAIEEKNPAAVGDVDQVHGGSNQAIEEPASHVAGDGCLEYLRQIIEDMDAIIGKANELMEKQRVREDQPPTHSTPQYTQTGEETVMVGFRDELIQLLDELTGQRSNLHTISIVGMGGMGKTTLAKNIYAHQLIIDRFDIRAWATVSQHYNAHYNAKQILQQLLSDKDNSSDKDVNKLGEQLHKTLFGRRYLIILDDIWSVEAWDKVRRFFPDNGNGSRILLTTRLSDVANDCGSSCFSKNLLDENESWELFCKKAFQNEDCPSELEEVGKEIVRLCKGLALSIVVIGGSLQKSPRTIGYWKSVAEDIESSPNSKEKEESLDVLFSSYNHLPPHLKPCFLHIGVLKHISSFYLKISRIIQLWVAEGFLKSNGGQVLEEIAEDYLKELVDRNLILVGRRSKNGKMKRCDIHDLLRDLCLKVADQQGFFHVISQGQGHVVGTERRLVYHNDWWSQTSSPQLARSIMNSEFQNEEFHKHRLLRVLDVYSDGSVEESLNGCVNLRYLAARQPGYLSMLELPSSLSLVWNLHVLIFHKSFTYRRRVVAPIEIWKMRLLRHIQCPKIYLPHPDGQDELLILDNLQTLGRAVNLRLSEDVCNIIPNIKKLNLEYNDDFQGWDDSLIDCLCNIDRLHKLESLKLVCIRFGQLNIEMLSFPKSLNKLALEMINFEWDDLTMIGSLSILEVLQIKWNWNGSTWSPVDGQFQRLKFLKIDGCELRCWNADSCHFPILEKLQLSWLRDLEEIPWGIGEIPTLKLIHVVCCSNSAAISAIKIKEEQLECQGNDDLQIQITVLEHEVECFMAMVEAEGLTLNNVQFDTN, encoded by the exons ATGGCAGCTTATGCAGCTCTCGCTTCTCTCTTGAATACCATTCAGCAGATGATGACCCATCCTaccctttccacttctttccaCAACATTAATCAGATCCAATCCCTTCAGGAGAAGGCTGATTTGTTGCTCGATTTCATAGAGACCTTTAATTATGGTGGAGTTAGCGAAGAAGCACAAGATCTCGAAAGCCTAATCACATCTGCTGCTCATACAGCCCAAGATATGATTGAATCTCACATCGTCAATCAACTCCTTCCTCTTTCAGCTGATGATCGCGATGCAGCTTTGAGTTTCTCCTTGTATCTACAGAAAAAAAGggcaattgaagagaaaaatcCAGCTGCAGTTGGAGATGTGGATCAAGTTCACGGTGGATCCAACCAAGCAATTGAAGAGCCTGCATCTCATGTGGCTGGAGATGGATGCTTGGAGTATCTGCGGCAGATAATTGAAGACATGGATGCTATCATCGGAAAGGCCAATGAGTTGATGGAGAaacagagagtgagagaggaccAACCTCCCACGCATTCAACACCTCAGTATACTCAGACCGGAGAAGAAACTGTTATGGTGGGGTTTCGTGATGAGTTGATTCAGCTTCTTGACGAGCTCACCGGTCAACGATCCAATCTGCATACCATCTCAATCGTGGGTATGGGCGGCATGGGTAAGACTACTCTTGCCAAAAATATTTATGCTCATCAACTCATCATCGATCGCTTTGATATTCGTGCTTGGGCTACTGTATCTCAGCATTACAATGCGCATTACAATGCTAAACAAATTCTTCAACAACTTCTTTCTGACAAAGACAACTCCTCCGATAAAGATGTAAATAAATTAGGAGAACAGTTACATAAAACTTTATTTGGTAGGAGATATTTGATCATATTAGATGACATATGGAGTGTTGAAGCTTGGGATAAAGTGAGGCGTTTCTTTCCCGATAACGGAAATGGAAGCCGAATTCTTCTAACTACTAGGTTGTCAGATGTGGCTAACGATTGTGGCTCTTCTTGTTTTTCAAAGAATCTTCTAGATGAGAATGAAAGTTGGGAATTATTCTGTAAGAAGGCATTCCAAAATGAAGATTGCCCAAGTGAACTTGAGGAGGTTGGAAAGGAGATTGTTAGATTATGCAAAGGACTAGCATTGTCCATTGTTGTGATTGGTGGGAGTCTTCAAAAGTCTCCTAGGACAATAGGATATTGGAAGAGTGTTGCCGAAGATATAGAATCAAGTCCCAATtcaaaagagaaagaagaaagcTTAGATGTATTGTTTTCAAGTTATAACCACTTGCCTCCTCATCTAAAGCCTTGCTTTCTTCATATTGGAGTTCTTAAGCATATAAGTTCTTTTTACCTCAAGATCTCGAGAATCATCCAACTTTGGGTTGCTGAGGGATTTTTGAAATCAAATGGAGGCCAAGTTTTGGAAGAGATTGCAGAGGATTACTTGAAGGAACTTGTTGATAGAAATCTGATATTGGTCGGCAGGCGAAGTAAAAATGGGAAGATGAAACGTTGTGATATTCATGATCTTTTAAGAGACCTATGCTTAAAAGTAGCAGATCAACAAGGGTTTTTTCATGTGATCTCTCAAGGTCAAGGTCATGTAGTAGGCACAGAACGTCGCCTCGTATATCACAATGATTGGTGGAGCCAAACTTCCAGTCCCCAACTTGCACGCTCTATCATGAACTCTGAATTTCAGAATGAGGAGTTTCATAAACATAGATTGCTGAGAGTTTTGGATGTATACAGTGACgggtcagttgaagaatcattAAATGGGTGTGTTAACTTGCGCTACCTTGCTGCGAGGCAACCTGGTTACCTGTCTATGTTGGAGCTTCCTAGTTCATTATCCTTGGTATGGAATCTGCATGTTTTAATCTTTCACAAATCTTTCACCTACCGTCGTCGAGTTGTTGCACCAATTGAAATTTGGAAGATGCGACTACTTAGGCATATCCAGTGTCCTAAAATTTATCTTCCTCACCCCGATGGACAAGATGAGTTGTTAATCTTGGATAATCTTCAGACGCTTGGGAGAGCAGTGAATTTGAGGTTGAGTGAGGATGTGTGCAACATCATTCCCAACATCAAGAAATTGAATCTTGAATATAATGATGACTTTCAAGGATGGGATGATAGTTTGATTGATTGTTTGTGTAATATTGATCGCTTGCATAAACTTGAATCACTAAAACTGGTATGCATCAGGTTTGGCCAGCTGAATATTGAGATGCTCTCGTTTCCCAAATCTCTAAACAAGTTGGCTTTGGAAATGATCAATTTTGAATGGGATGATCTGACAATGATTGGTTCGCTGTCCATACTGGAAGTTCTCCAGATAAAATGGAACTGGAATGGCAGCACGTGGAGTCCTGTTGATGGGCAATTTCAACGCCTCAAGTTCTTGAAAATTGATGGCTGTGAGCTGAGATGTTGGAATGCAGATAGTTGTCATTTCCCAATTCTGGAGAAGCTTCAGCTTAGTTGGCTACGTGACTTGGAAGAGATCCCATGGGGTATTGGTGAGATACCAACACTCAAACTTATTCACGTGGTATGTTGTAGCAACTCTGCCGCGATTTCAGCTATCAAAATAAAAGAGGAGCAGCTCGAGTGTCAGGGCAATGATGACCTTCAAATCCAAATTACTGTCCTCGAACATGAAGTGGAGTGCTTCATGGCAATGGTGGAAGCAGAGGGCCTCACACTTAATAATGTTCaatttgatac aaattaG
- the LOC130995283 gene encoding hydroxyproline O-galactosyltransferase HPGT3-like isoform X2: MGNEAAILRPKVLTVEDKLMVYGCKDLERKIVEAEMELTLAKSQGYLKNQVQPSSDKKLLAVIVIYTSFGGRLRRNVIRGSWLSEADALAKLEEKGIVIRFVIGRSPNRGDTLDRNIDEENRTKKDFLILDNHEEADEELPKKAKFFFSAAVQMWDAEFYIKVDDNVDLQLDDLIQLIQSRHGQDSAYIGCMKSGEVVAEEGMQWYEPEWWKFGDQKSYFRHAAGSIFILSKNLAKYIHINSASLKVYAHEDVSVGSWMMGLCATYIDDSRMCCSYSSQDKICSLA, from the exons ATGGGAAATGAAGCAGCAATTTTG CGACCTAAGGTGCTCACAGTGGAAGACAAACTAATGGTCTATGGATGCAA GGACTTGGAGCGAAAAATTGTTGAAGCAGAGATGGAACTGACATTAGCTAAGAGTCAAGGCTATCTTAAGAACCAAGTGCAGCCTTCTTCTGATAAAAAACTGCTTGCTGTAATCGTTATATATACTAGTTTTGGGGGTCGGTTGCGACGCAATGTCATCAGGGGGTCCTGGTTGTCAGAAG CTGACGCATTAGCAAAGCTTGAAGAAAAAGGGATTGTCATAAGATTTGTCATTGGGCGCAG TCCTAACCGAGGTGATACCTTGGACCGCAATATTGATGAGGAAAATCGAACAAAGAAGGATTTCTTGATTCTC GATAATCATGAGGAGGCTGATGAGGAATTGCCCAAGAAAGCAAAATTTTTCTTTAGCGCAGCAGTGCAGATGTGGGATGCAGAGTTTTACATTAAAGTTGATGACAATGTTGATCTGCAACTTG ATGATTTGATTCAACTTATACAAAGCCGCCATGGTCAGGATAGTGCTTATATTGGTTGCATGAAGTCTGGGGAAGTAGTAGCTGAAGA GGGAATGCAATGGTATGAGCCTGAATGGTGGAAATTTGGTGATCAGAAATC GTATTTCCGTCATGCAGCTGGTTCTATCTTCATACTCTCAAAAAATTTAGCTAAGTACATACATATCAATAG TGCATCCTTGAAGGTTTATGCTCACGAGGATGTATCCGTGGGGTCATGGATGATGGGTCTTTGCGCAACCTATATAGATGACAGCCGTATGTGCTGTAGTTACTCAAGCCAAG ACAAGATCTGCTCGTTGGCTTGA
- the LOC130995283 gene encoding hydroxyproline O-galactosyltransferase HPGT3-like isoform X1, with amino-acid sequence MESSLPLTTASYSKSERRSKSKNVQTSKSSVVLAFLSCLAWLYVAGRLWQDAESRKLLENLMKKNSDQRPKVLTVEDKLMVYGCKDLERKIVEAEMELTLAKSQGYLKNQVQPSSDKKLLAVIVIYTSFGGRLRRNVIRGSWLSEADALAKLEEKGIVIRFVIGRSPNRGDTLDRNIDEENRTKKDFLILDNHEEADEELPKKAKFFFSAAVQMWDAEFYIKVDDNVDLQLDDLIQLIQSRHGQDSAYIGCMKSGEVVAEEGMQWYEPEWWKFGDQKSYFRHAAGSIFILSKNLAKYIHINSASLKVYAHEDVSVGSWMMGLCATYIDDSRMCCSYSSQDKICSLA; translated from the exons ATGGAGAGCAGCTTGCCGCTCACTACGGCGTCGTATTCGAAATCGGAGAGACGATCGAAATCCAAGAATGTGCAGACCTCAAAGTCTTCTGTTGTGCTTGCTTTTCTTTCTTGCCTTGCCTGGCTTTACGTTGCTGGCCG TTTGTGGCAAGACGCAGAGAGCAGAAAGCTGCTGGAAAATTTGATGAAGAAGAATTCTGATCAG CGACCTAAGGTGCTCACAGTGGAAGACAAACTAATGGTCTATGGATGCAA GGACTTGGAGCGAAAAATTGTTGAAGCAGAGATGGAACTGACATTAGCTAAGAGTCAAGGCTATCTTAAGAACCAAGTGCAGCCTTCTTCTGATAAAAAACTGCTTGCTGTAATCGTTATATATACTAGTTTTGGGGGTCGGTTGCGACGCAATGTCATCAGGGGGTCCTGGTTGTCAGAAG CTGACGCATTAGCAAAGCTTGAAGAAAAAGGGATTGTCATAAGATTTGTCATTGGGCGCAG TCCTAACCGAGGTGATACCTTGGACCGCAATATTGATGAGGAAAATCGAACAAAGAAGGATTTCTTGATTCTC GATAATCATGAGGAGGCTGATGAGGAATTGCCCAAGAAAGCAAAATTTTTCTTTAGCGCAGCAGTGCAGATGTGGGATGCAGAGTTTTACATTAAAGTTGATGACAATGTTGATCTGCAACTTG ATGATTTGATTCAACTTATACAAAGCCGCCATGGTCAGGATAGTGCTTATATTGGTTGCATGAAGTCTGGGGAAGTAGTAGCTGAAGA GGGAATGCAATGGTATGAGCCTGAATGGTGGAAATTTGGTGATCAGAAATC GTATTTCCGTCATGCAGCTGGTTCTATCTTCATACTCTCAAAAAATTTAGCTAAGTACATACATATCAATAG TGCATCCTTGAAGGTTTATGCTCACGAGGATGTATCCGTGGGGTCATGGATGATGGGTCTTTGCGCAACCTATATAGATGACAGCCGTATGTGCTGTAGTTACTCAAGCCAAG ACAAGATCTGCTCGTTGGCTTGA